The Raphanus sativus cultivar WK10039 chromosome 6, ASM80110v3, whole genome shotgun sequence sequence cgaAAACGGTTTTGATAACTTTAAAGGAATGTTCATAAATCATTTGATTGTTTTCTTTATTCGTTTTTTTGGAAAgatactttttctattttttaaaaagattttgtttcTTGTATTTTAGGAGTCATAAAACCGTGTTTGGTATTTTCGATACATTGAATTTTGGTGGCAAATTTGAAATTGTTGATCCTTATTCTACAAAAACCAAGTTGTCTATATCTTAATCGTTAGAATTATCacttaaaacaattttttttacgtctttcataattttaaaaaaaaatttaggttaCCAAATTTTTGAAACTCTTCATttccattttatttaaatttgaaagctATTTTGTATTTCAAAGACGCGTTTACTAGTATTTTCAGAAACTCTAGATTTCTTTTCTATATATtcggaaaaaaaattatagtaattCAAAAATAGATTTGGTGGCAATTGATGACTATTGAACTgaatgtaaatataaataaaagaacgAAAGAATATTCAACGgaagaaataaaataatcagaaatatatgaatttgtgtttattttatttttcattgacTATATTTTTCATAGAAGTCAGAAGAAGAATCTTTGCTtcataacttcttttttttgacaacaatcatcTAATCTACGAGcttcataactttttttttttttttttttttttttagcttcataacttttttattcataaaaaatataataggtCCCATAAATCTATAATATGACAAAAAACTCAACATGAATGGTATAAAATTTGAGAAATGAACAATTCATCatcatattttcttaaattgtGGTCACCATTGAAACCTTAAAAAATATGCAAGCACAAAACCGTGTGTATTATATTATGCATATGAAGAAAAAAGATGAATGAAAAGTTGGAAACGCATGAGAAAATGAGATGCTCCAAAAAATCCCAAATGATAAATTTGTATGATTGGTAGAATTGGAGGATGACAACTTGGTCCAGCGAAGATACGACAtcaaaaacttattaaaatctaATTAGATCAACTTTAATTACTAATTCTAATATCTAATGTATTAATTTAGAATCCTATTTGAATTTACCttgacatattttaaatttagaccTATTAAATATGTTTTGACTTTTCCACCAGCGACCACGATTTTGAATATAGTTTTGTAGACTTGCAAGACTGTTGCTAATACTATTGAAAAGTTCTCAGTTAATTCGTATTTTTCATCTTCAACGTACTGTTAAGACGTGTTCGTAACATGTGCTCAACTCAAGAACAAATTTATGTAGAATCAGGTCAAATGCATAGCAATTTATAGACTAGCATGGTACATGTCCACATTCTCAAACGTATAGCTTAAGAACTAtgtattttgtttctgtttgtttCCATTTACATGTAGAGTAAATTTGATGGTCGATTTAGTTCAGATGAGGTTTCTCTTTCTATTTAAGTGCCAACAAAAGTTTACTCTCTTCTTTgcattgtatatttttttttttaccttctacaaaatttatttatttaaaatagattGGATATGGCTACTCGTTTTATGTTTTAACAGTTAGATAGCCGTTTTCGAGTTATATACAAAGTAACATACTACTAGTATGTTTGTTTTTCCTACAAAATACTAATAGTATGTTCAGACCAAAGAAAATATACTACATGGATGTACATTCTAAAGGATGgttacaatattttttcaaataattaaatttggTCGTCGTTGTGGTTCAACAGAAGAGgagttttctcttttttctaaAAGTGACATCAACCGAGTCTTGTCTCTTCGTTTGCTTTCCCCCACATCCAGCGTAAAACCCTAACGTTATCAAAACTCCTCCTATCAAACTGCAACATAAAGCACAACATGATTAGAGTTTTTTTCCTTCCAAATAAGTAGATCAAAAGCATTGAtggatataatatatatataccatccGAGGTAGAGAGAATCGCCTAGAAAAATAGCACTCATAACAACCGCTATTAAAATCGACAGTGGCTTAAATATCGCTAAGTAAAGAGGTCCTTTGTAACGCACTGTCCATGAGTGAATCACGTAGTAAACTGGAGTGAATATTCCCTGAAATGGTTTACGAGTAAAATATGTTAAGACAAAAACAAAGGAAGTTTTATTTAACATTTGAAACTCAATATAGAGCGTACCATCGTTACGATGCTTGTCAAAGTAATATCGAATCTAATGATCCAAATGCTTGGATTATTCTTCTCGACTACGAGTCCAGTCAACGAGGTCAAGATTGAAACACACAAGGAATAGAAAAAGGAGACTGTAAATGCTGCTGGATATTCAGTCATTATATGTGCCTGCCCAATGTCATTGTACAGTACATATTGCAATGAATTGATGTTTGATATatgagaaaaaattatataggtTAAACGGATAACTAATTAGTTGACTTggtatagtttagaatacaatttaataacattttttttaatctaacagTCACTGAAGTAATCATAATGGTACCTGAAGTATGAAAGAAATAGAAACGAAGATGTCTTTAATGGTAAGAAGACATCCACCGATTATCCAATCAGAATTTGAAGAAGATAACGACGGAGAAAGCGGACGGAAGTTTAGGTACGGTGGAGAAGATGCAACAAAGACACGTGGACCGTGGTAGAGAACCACCACAAGTGCACCTACTAATGACAATATTGTCCCCATCACTTTGGCTACACTGCTCCTTTCTTTCAAATTTACTTTCTCCATTCTTTtttcacaaattaaaaaaattaatgattctGTCACATTTTAttccaattatttttaaatcatatagtatttttgtataaatggCAAAAACAAAAGGATGGCTTCCAAAAAAGCCGATATATACGCATCTTGTCTAATAATGCAAGCAGCCTAGTTAGATAAGTATATggggttgacaaaaaaaaagatataagtATATGGGACCAATGAACAGCAGCTTGTTGTTCACCACAAAGTAGGACTGTGACTTGTGCGATAGTGATATATAAACTTATTATTTACCGAACCTGAATAAATGTATTCATcgaaagaaaggaaaaataaaactaaatatatgcATTAACTGTTTTGAGAATTATATGTGCATTAAATATTCCTTTAATAAACCAAGTATTACGcgtttaacaaaaaatattttcgtaTTTTCTTCGgttaaaaatcacaaaatactATTTCACCCGTTTCAAAATGatctatgttttagaaaaataaatatttttaaaaaattcatgttTTATATTATCAATGTATGTTataataacaaatttaaaaatttaaaaatattaattatatttactgaattttgattggctaaaaattatagaaaataggtaaatacagaaaataatgtatttattgtgtttttttaataagtgtgaaaactCTAGAATATACTACATTATTTCAAAACGGAAAAATActtgattgaaaaaaaattcaatgaaatatataaaatctggTAAGTCAAATAGTTTCTAAATTATCATACCAGAATTTAATTTGTAGCTGAGACAGTGGTAGTGGTGTGATAGTTGGCACTAGAAATTAGCTAATTATTAACAACTTGGTTAACGTATATTGTGGTATCTGATAGTAAAGAAATTTACATTTAGTTGATTTGAATCAAAATTCAGTTTTAAGTTGCTTATTACAATTTACTCTAACTAAGCTTAAAACAGTTATTACCATTTTGACTCATTAACAAGATATAATGATGAAGTCTTTTTTTTAAGTATCAGAAATCaactgcaaaagaaaaagaaaaacctgaAGATAATGGCGAGGATAAAGGTAAGAGCAGGAGTGATATTGCTAATAGCGGAAGCTAAGGTTGGGTTGCTGTATTTAACGCCTATGTACCCTGTGATCACATACATtgaactataaaaaaaaacaaaattatattagcAAAACTTCAAGTGAACACTTTAAGTGAAAGTTCCATATTCATAACTGAAAGAAGAATTGTGTTGGATTTACCCTAATAGTCCAAGAAGTCCTATCTTAGAAAGTATTGAGAAACTTAGTGGAGGAAGTGATCTTGACCTGTTAAAAATACATACACAATCCAATGAAATCAACAATAAATGGTTACGAACTCCCATAAAGTGATTAGAAACCTGTTGGAGAAGAAATGagaaggaagaaggagaagagaagcaagaaGATAAGAATAGCCTAGGAAAGCGTAAGAGTTGAGTCCCTTTGAAGTCGCTGCTTTGAACAGAGTATTCATTCCGACAATACCAGTTTCGGACGCAAGCATGGCCGTCAAGAACACGGCCTCTCTCCGCCAGAGACTTACGGCTCCAGCCATTATTGGAAATGATAAGAATTCGTAGTATTGAACGAGAGTCTTTGATTTCTTAttcctctctttttctctctttatgCTATTATTGGAAAAAGAACGAAAAGTCGTTTTGTGGTCCCTAAGTGTCGGTTTTGTACTTTAAAATGTTCCTTCTTGGAATATTTGAAAGGTACTAAGAAGATGGTGGTATAGCAGTTTAAGGAGTTTGGCTCTTTCATGCTTTAGGTTTAATCTCTTTTTACAATGGAGAATATTATTGTACATTAAAACATTTAAGTGATttttcaatattaaaaagatatttgaaaGAACAATGATTACGCGACtccaaaacatttataaaaaattcatgCTAAATTGAAAAAGAAACTCATTATTCTGCCAAACATACACGATTGAATTGTACATAACTATTTTTGTTTGTCATCTAAAATTCATTGGTTTGTTATGCGTGCACTAGGTTATGTAATTTTGATTAGAAGAAACTTGATTCCTAAAATTAAAGATCACATTTGTATcgtcaaataaattaaaagactTTTACATATCAAATTTTCATACACAAATATAGAGAGATGTATTGACTGGTTGATGATACTTATACATGCTCATCGTTCTTGTAACTTTCCAAGAGAGGAGCCTTCTGTGAACCTGGTGGAGAATCAAGGTCAGCTTCGTTAGCATCCTCGTTATTAGCCTTGTTGTCATCTTCGACTAAGGCCACTTCCTTGGCTTTGCCCCACATCACCGTGTAAAACCCCATGGTTATTACCGTTGCCCCTATCAAGCTGAGGCCAATAACATTCAGCACACAGtcacaaatgaaaataaaagagtTAACTAAAGCAGAAAAAGATTGATAAAAAGCGATTTGAGCGGGTGATATGACTTGAAAGTATATGTGTTGAGGTCTGAACTTACTATTCAGCTTATTAAAACTAATCTTCCATTCACTAGTTACTAGTATACTACTAGACTGGATTTGGATGTACATCGTTTTCAAGTGTAAGTTTTATTCACCTGCCGATGTAAAGAGAATCCCGGAGGAAGATCACGCCCATTGCAACGGCAATGGCAATGGACAGAGGCTTGAACATTGCAACGAATAAAGGCCCCTTGATCCGCAACGCCCACGTGTGGATTGTATTGTTTATGCAAGATCCAAACAATCCCTAAAAATATAGACATAAACAAAATCTCATTGTTAATCCCTAATTGCATTCATAGTGTCTAGGAACACACATCAACCCATAGTTATAATCTCACCGAGCAAACGATTGATACTAAAGCTATATTTGGTTTTATCTTCCATGTACTCAAGTCACTCCCTTCAGTGAACAACGTGACCAGCCCGGTCCAAAAGCTCACTCCAAAGCTATAATAGCAAACAACGGTGAACTCGGATGGATACTCTCTCATGATTTGagtctacaaaaaaaatattaagatcaATAAGatgcataaaacaaaaaaatatatagatagaaGTAAACTATGTATGCAAATAATGTCTATTAAAGTCAGACCTGGACAATGTACCACAACGGAACCATGAAGTACTCAACGGCAAGGAAAGCCGCACCAATGATCCAATCATGGTTAGGCGACTGTGATCGTAGAGAAATGGATGGTGGTGACATAGCGATCACCACAGGACCATTGTAAAGAGTCACAATAAATGCTCCCCCAATGGAAACTACGGTTCCTAACATTTTAGCCACACTACTTGTTCTCTTGAATGATACACTCTCCATCCTAACACCAAACTCCGAAGAAATCAACAAATGATGCCCCATGGGCTGAATATGAAGGCCTAAATATGCCTCATGGGCCGAGGGTGTTTTAGGAAATTGATAGTGTAAAGGAATATTATAGGAGGATAATAAACCTGAAAAGGATGGCCAGCAAGAAGGTAAACGCAGGAGTGAGGTTGCTGATTGCAGAAGCTAGTGTTGGAGAGCTATAGTTAATCCCCGTGTATCCCATTATGTTTGAGCAgcatctatattattttaacaccattttattaacttatttataaaacaaaatagtacTATTAGATTTCGATTATTACGAAGATGAAAGCATCcccttttaaaaatatataaaaggaatttattaaaaaggaaaaacaaaagaaaatgggGTAGATTTTGCAGTACAGTTTGCTATAATTAGTACATGTCCTTTGTTCATCCCCATTATGTTCAAACAGAATCTATATtaattagagtttttttttaaataaattgatCTATATAACTATGGAATAAGTTCCGGTTATTacgtttgaacaaaaaaaaagtaccgGTTATTACGAAGATATGAAATCATGAAAATGAAGCttcaacaataaataaataaataaataaataaatagaggaaaataaaaaatagcgTTAGATTTTTGCAGAACAGTTGCAGCTTTTGGGAGCAACTTTTAGCCAAGTATCTCTAACATAAAGAAAAATCTGAGAATTTGAGGAACTCTCATGCAAATAATTTCTAATTGCTTAAAAATAcggaaattaaaaataaaaaactttaccCAATTAACCCAAGAAGCACGACTTTGTAGAGAATTGAGAAATTCATCGGTGGAAGCGTTCTTGATCTGACAAATTAAACAAAACCCCATCAATCTATTtcaagaaaaagataaaaacttCAGCTCAAAGTGGTAAAGATCGGATCAAATTAGTAAGGGGAGAAAGAAACTCTAATCTAACCTGTaggagaagaaaagagaaggaAGTAGAAGAAGAGCAGCAAGACCGTAAGAGTAAACGATGAAGACATGGAAACTCATGCCTTGTAAAGTAGCTGCCTTGAACAAAGTGTTTAAACCCACGTTGGCACATTCCATTATTACCAGCGCCGTCACCGGCAACACCTCTCTCTGAAAATATTTTCGCGTCATCTCTACTCTCTCGGCTCTTCTCTCTTCCGCTCTCTGATTTTATTTGTGTAGATGTGGAGTTTCGAAGAAGTGAGAAACAGAGtcgttctgtttttttttcttgggggAAGAAAGTGCTAATAGTGTGAGTGGGTGAATGTTAGTTTTTCAGGCAAATGTGTACTTACGCACACTTGTGAATGAAGTGAAGCGGACGTGGAACATGCTGACACGTTGTACATGGGTTTTATTCCGGCCCAAATTGAATTTGGTCAAGAAATGTCAAGAAGTTGAAGTTCATTGATCAGTCTTGATAGTCAataaaatcattgtttactcTTTAATTACCTCTCTTATATGTTTCTAAAAATTGATCGCTTTCCTAAGACTTTGTTTATCAATGGACTCTTAGGTTTTCACATTGTGAATTTTACTTGTAGTAAATGGACCCTAGTTTGCCGATGTGGACTTGTAAGATATATCATTATCACGCAAAGCTGAAAAACTAATTGTTTACTAGATTCTGGACGggtatgttttttgttttaattttaattttcatatttgtgtgttggttatatttgtgaataagtcttaatcaaaatacattttattgaataattgcaatttaaaattgatctggtatacgTTCGGTTAGGACTGGGTTGCGGGTTAAACCTGATTCCCTGACCCGTCAACCTGCGGATTTCAATTTCTTTTGGTCAAAAAGTCTGACCCGCATAATCcgcaaaaaataattttgtatttgctccacttaattttgcggttatggagagattatatttttttgacccGCCTTAAAagagcggatatattttttgttttatatcttcttagaagtttaatttttatatttttgttcttaagtcatatttgtgattttagtcatatttatgattttcttgGTATAATATTTCTCCTAAATGgttaataagaggttttaatctattttattaaaatagttgaaccacacttatatctataaaaaattataattataaaatgactataaaaactgaaatataaaattaaaattttaagaaaaattttaaacaaaaaacatatccGCCTTTGAAAGGGCATGTCATAATctagtaataatattaaataggaATACTAATTTACCTTTTTATTAATcacttataatatttttatattttttaagatttaaaacttaattttataataattt is a genomic window containing:
- the LOC130495949 gene encoding WAT1-related protein At3g28050, whose amino-acid sequence is MTRKYFQREVLPVTALVIMECANVGLNTLFKAATLQGMSFHVFIVYSYGLAALLLLPSLFFSYRSRTLPPMNFSILYKVVLLGLIGCCSNIMGYTGINYSSPTLASAISNLTPAFTFLLAILFRMESVSFKRTSSVAKMLGTVVSIGGAFIVTLYNGPVVIAMSPPSISLRSQSPNHDWIIGAAFLAVEYFMVPLWYIVQTQIMREYPSEFTVVCYYSFGVSFWTGLVTLFTEGSDLSTWKIKPNIALVSIVCSGLFGSCINNTIHTWALRIKGPLFVAMFKPLSIAIAVAMGVIFLRDSLYIGSLIGATVITMGFYTVMWGKAKEVALVEDDNKANNEDANEADLDSPPGSQKAPLLESYKNDEHV